A stretch of Paenibacillus mucilaginosus 3016 DNA encodes these proteins:
- a CDS encoding DUF523 domain-containing protein, which yields MILISSCLAGLATRYDGGDNYREEIARLLREGKAVLVCPEQLGGLPTPRPPAEIVGGGGDDVLEGRARVVTNGGEDVTAEFVRGAEQTLKTAQTAGARYAVLKESSPSCGSTMIYDGTYTRTKEPGFGVTTALLRRHGIEVFSENNVGELLKKLEWKPEQE from the coding sequence ATGATCTTGATCAGCTCCTGTCTGGCCGGTCTGGCGACGCGCTATGACGGCGGGGACAATTACCGCGAGGAGATTGCCCGCCTGCTGCGGGAGGGGAAGGCCGTGCTGGTCTGCCCCGAGCAGCTCGGCGGTCTGCCTACGCCGAGGCCGCCGGCCGAGATTGTCGGCGGGGGCGGGGATGACGTGCTGGAGGGCCGCGCCCGGGTGGTGACGAATGGAGGCGAGGATGTTACCGCCGAATTCGTCCGCGGCGCCGAGCAGACGCTGAAGACCGCGCAGACGGCCGGCGCCCGGTACGCGGTGCTCAAGGAGTCGAGCCCGTCCTGCGGCAGTACGATGATCTACGACGGCACGTACACGCGGACGAAGGAGCCGGGCTTCGGCGTAACGACGGCTCTGCTGCGGCGTCACGGGATTGAAGTGTTTTCGGAGAACAACGTGGGTGAGCTGCTGAAAAAGCTGGAGTGGAAGCCGGAGCAGGAGTAA
- a CDS encoding carbohydrate ABC transporter permease → MVNRMSDRAFNLVVYTLLLAVAVVSLAPMLYVISVSLTPYSEVLKNGGFILIPKQITLEAYKLLWETPLIPNALYVNVWITVVGTFLNMLLTVLMAYPLSRPTLPGRKFFSFLVVFTMIFNGGLIPTYMVVQGTGLLNTVWAMILPNIVWAFNLLVLKTFFEGLPKELFESARMDGAGEARVLLQIVIPLSVPAMLTVGMFYTVGHWNEFFQAVMYVQDKGLLPLQVVIRGILSMNEISMNNVDEVLPTTTLQMAAVVLASIPIIIVYPFIQKHFSKGMLLGGIKG, encoded by the coding sequence ATGGTAAACCGTATGTCCGACCGGGCTTTCAACCTTGTCGTCTATACGCTGCTGCTGGCCGTTGCCGTCGTCTCGCTGGCTCCGATGCTGTACGTGATCTCGGTATCGCTTACACCGTATTCCGAGGTGCTGAAGAACGGCGGGTTCATCCTCATTCCGAAGCAGATCACGCTCGAGGCCTACAAGCTGCTCTGGGAGACGCCGCTCATCCCGAACGCGCTGTATGTCAATGTCTGGATCACCGTGGTCGGCACGTTCCTCAACATGCTGCTCACCGTCCTGATGGCTTACCCGCTGAGCCGTCCCACGCTGCCGGGACGCAAGTTCTTCTCGTTCCTCGTCGTGTTCACGATGATCTTCAACGGCGGGCTGATCCCGACCTACATGGTCGTACAGGGCACAGGGCTGCTCAACACCGTCTGGGCGATGATTCTGCCCAACATCGTCTGGGCGTTCAACCTGCTCGTGCTCAAGACCTTCTTCGAAGGACTGCCGAAGGAGCTCTTCGAATCCGCCCGGATGGACGGCGCGGGAGAGGCGCGGGTGCTGCTGCAGATCGTGATTCCGCTGTCGGTGCCGGCCATGCTCACGGTAGGCATGTTCTACACCGTCGGCCATTGGAACGAATTTTTTCAGGCGGTGATGTACGTGCAGGATAAAGGGCTGCTGCCTCTGCAGGTCGTCATCCGGGGGATTCTCTCCATGAACGAAATTTCGATGAACAACGTCGACGAAGTGCTTCCGACCACCACGCTTCAGATGGCGGCGGTCGTGCTGGCAAGTATCCCGATTATCATTGTGTATCCTTTTATCCAGAAGCACTTCTCCAAAGGCATGCTCCTCGGCGGCATCAAGGGCTGA
- a CDS encoding response regulator transcription factor, with amino-acid sequence MWTLLLVEDEPYVRETIKSTVDWASAGFRLVGEAEDGAEALELIGRLRPDLVICDIVMPVMDGIEVLEKAKAAYPESRFIMLTCMNEFEYARSALEHGASGYLLKLSLSPEALLGALSKAAKELERERLQREAAAAVYLQQHCDALWARRLHAGAAALPAMDAAAPADGEPPALSPFPYVSVLTAWTGTLMPAGKEAAALEEYFGGERPYVFEYERDGITTRFYWSRVRPPSRLRAPEEAEPAVWLPEAASGGWEEAWLQTLNGLDEAWYSGARGLLPPLPGRPSGGTGGQVAWEWERDLWKSVELRQRSTAGELLGRLWKAMEEGRWPSPAVKAFALQCDRTFAKMLGAAGGPAEELVTQRRHAGLQEALYRRLAAYEEASAESANLQTDHAELNKVIRHIHGHLHEDLNLTGLARFVNMDPHYFSKLFKKKTGENLISYVQRQRVEQAKKLLLETNMPVKEIGERLGFENENYFFRTFKRWTNETPGAFRKTHGGRTQA; translated from the coding sequence GTGTGGACACTGCTGCTTGTGGAAGACGAGCCCTATGTTAGAGAGACGATCAAATCGACGGTCGACTGGGCCTCCGCCGGCTTCCGGCTGGTGGGGGAGGCGGAGGACGGCGCAGAGGCGCTGGAGCTGATCGGGCGCCTGCGTCCCGACCTGGTCATCTGCGACATTGTGATGCCGGTAATGGACGGGATCGAGGTGCTCGAGAAGGCGAAGGCCGCCTATCCCGAAAGCCGGTTCATCATGCTGACCTGCATGAACGAATTCGAATACGCCCGATCCGCACTGGAGCACGGGGCCAGCGGGTATCTGCTCAAGCTCTCCCTGAGCCCGGAGGCGCTGCTCGGCGCGCTCTCCAAGGCGGCCAAAGAGCTGGAGCGCGAGCGGCTGCAGCGGGAGGCGGCGGCGGCCGTCTACCTGCAGCAGCACTGCGACGCCCTGTGGGCCCGCAGGCTGCACGCGGGTGCGGCCGCGCTGCCGGCAATGGATGCGGCCGCACCCGCGGATGGTGAGCCTCCGGCACTGTCGCCGTTCCCGTACGTCAGCGTGCTGACGGCGTGGACCGGCACGCTGATGCCTGCCGGGAAGGAAGCGGCTGCGCTGGAGGAGTACTTCGGCGGCGAGAGGCCGTACGTGTTCGAGTACGAGCGCGACGGGATCACGACCCGCTTCTACTGGAGCCGGGTGCGGCCCCCTTCCCGCCTGCGGGCGCCGGAGGAGGCGGAGCCCGCGGTGTGGCTGCCGGAAGCAGCCTCCGGGGGCTGGGAGGAGGCTTGGCTGCAGACGCTGAACGGTCTGGACGAAGCCTGGTATTCGGGCGCGCGCGGGCTGCTTCCGCCGCTTCCCGGCCGTCCGTCCGGCGGTACCGGAGGGCAGGTGGCGTGGGAGTGGGAGCGCGACCTTTGGAAGAGCGTGGAGCTGCGTCAGCGCAGCACGGCGGGCGAGCTCCTCGGGCGCCTCTGGAAGGCGATGGAGGAAGGGCGGTGGCCTTCGCCGGCCGTGAAGGCCTTCGCGCTCCAGTGCGACCGTACGTTCGCGAAGATGCTGGGCGCAGCAGGCGGTCCGGCGGAGGAGCTGGTGACGCAGCGGCGGCACGCGGGGCTCCAGGAGGCGCTGTACCGGCGGCTCGCCGCATACGAGGAAGCGTCGGCCGAGAGCGCGAACCTGCAGACCGACCACGCCGAGCTCAACAAGGTCATCCGGCACATTCACGGGCACCTGCATGAGGATCTCAATCTGACGGGGCTCGCCCGCTTCGTCAACATGGATCCCCACTATTTCTCGAAGCTGTTCAAGAAGAAGACCGGGGAGAACCTGATCTCTTACGTGCAGCGGCAGCGGGTGGAGCAGGCGAAGAAGCTGCTGCTTGAGACGAACATGCCGGTGAAGGAGATCGGCGAGCGGCTCGGCTTCGAGAACGAGAACTACTTCTTCCGCACCTTCAAGCGGTGGACGAACGAGACCCCAGGCGCCTTTCGCAAGACGCATGGGGGGCGGACACAGGCATAA
- a CDS encoding pyridoxamine 5'-phosphate oxidase family protein encodes MIRDTRRSFELDPFLQKPLFAHLSTQSMEGPRHSPVWFLWEDGSLWIIGTSADTFPDRIRSQPSCALGIVDYDPGSGLVLHAGFRGRAEVLPYDRERGRRLLARYLGPDQELWDPRFRGFGDGSVLIRFTPDTVVVRDQSYEVRSRE; translated from the coding sequence ATGATCCGGGATACGAGACGAAGCTTTGAGCTGGACCCTTTTTTGCAAAAGCCCCTGTTCGCCCATCTATCCACACAGAGCATGGAGGGGCCGCGCCACTCCCCGGTGTGGTTTCTGTGGGAAGACGGAAGCCTGTGGATCATCGGCACTTCTGCGGATACGTTCCCGGACCGAATCCGCTCCCAGCCATCCTGCGCCCTCGGCATCGTGGACTATGATCCGGGAAGCGGATTGGTTCTCCATGCCGGCTTCAGGGGAAGAGCGGAGGTTCTCCCCTATGACCGGGAGAGAGGCAGAAGGCTTCTCGCACGTTACCTGGGGCCCGATCAGGAGCTGTGGGACCCGCGGTTCCGCGGCTTCGGTGACGGCAGCGTGCTGATCCGGTTCACCCCGGATACCGTTGTGGTGCGCGATCAATCCTATGAAGTCCGGAGCAGGGAATAG
- a CDS encoding family 16 glycoside hydrolase gives MNKWLKFVSTPLSVMMFVTVFMGLALPGRVQAGFTNFITRSGDRLMDGDTPFRFIGSNHPFLERSWMDVEEVEDSIRAASISGIDVIRVYPFEVRMKTDPPGTPRHVLGPGQYNEKAFQLMDRVLHLAGQYNVRLIVPFVDTHNYIGGVEDWAAFRGKTKTEFYSDPQIKQDFKAFITYVLNRKNKYTGVLYKDDKTILAWQLGNELGSTDSWTSEMAAHVKSIDPNHLLADGGYVRAQGIKANAVADPNIDIIDPHIYGYHQVDLAAKLAEWRKTTQGKKALIIGEFGDYSPAQIEQLLSTVQSNGTTGALFWGTMHHHRQGGWHWQPANTWSYLRYPGFATGDWANETTTINSMRSYAYSMRGQSVPPWPAPQTPVLFPTDSSHTLSWLGASGVSAYDIERAADPQGPWQLIASEVTDDVTTPRHHTFTVPLFDDGSAAPGSSYYYRIRAKNLGGTLSTYSNVIGPVTPKKVIVIDQGDPGYTEAGTWGDSELPGSYGGKSRFSSTNGSTVQWTPNIAQAGYYNVYVRYPLHKDSEKKVLYTIYNGINNNSYVDQMTIASGQWRLLETVYLRQGTGNYVKFKVNTTANHRADAVMFEPVHYGDGFQDGNANSWTHLSGTWSIDSDELTKVMKQTGAGIGEARGAMSPADVNVTVAVKAHDTGAQASTGLIARATPDFGSYYTLRINYELNKIQLYKKVNGTWTRLGEADLFANPGTWYVLRLELKGSSLKGYVNGVEKVNVTDSSLSGEGHVGLRTYNQTSVFDSLMVNPN, from the coding sequence TTGAACAAATGGCTGAAATTTGTCTCCACCCCCTTATCCGTCATGATGTTTGTAACCGTTTTCATGGGCTTGGCCCTTCCTGGCCGCGTACAGGCAGGGTTCACCAACTTCATTACCCGCAGCGGGGACCGGCTGATGGACGGGGACACGCCGTTCCGGTTCATCGGCTCCAACCACCCGTTTCTCGAGCGCTCCTGGATGGACGTGGAGGAAGTGGAGGATTCGATTCGCGCTGCCAGCATCTCGGGCATCGATGTGATCCGGGTCTATCCGTTCGAGGTGCGGATGAAAACCGATCCTCCGGGCACGCCGAGGCATGTGCTCGGTCCGGGGCAGTATAACGAGAAGGCCTTTCAGCTTATGGACCGGGTCCTTCACCTGGCGGGCCAGTATAATGTCAGGCTGATCGTGCCCTTCGTCGACACCCACAATTATATCGGCGGGGTGGAGGACTGGGCCGCATTCCGGGGCAAGACCAAGACGGAATTCTACAGCGACCCGCAGATCAAGCAGGATTTCAAGGCGTTTATTACGTATGTTCTGAACCGCAAAAATAAATATACAGGCGTCCTGTATAAGGATGATAAAACGATCCTGGCCTGGCAGCTCGGCAATGAACTCGGCTCCACCGACAGCTGGACCAGCGAGATGGCGGCCCATGTGAAGAGCATCGACCCCAATCACCTGCTGGCCGACGGCGGCTATGTGCGTGCCCAGGGGATCAAGGCGAATGCCGTGGCGGACCCCAATATCGATATCATCGATCCGCACATCTACGGCTACCACCAGGTGGACTTAGCGGCGAAGCTGGCCGAGTGGCGCAAGACGACACAGGGCAAAAAGGCGCTGATCATCGGCGAATTCGGAGACTACAGCCCGGCCCAGATCGAACAGCTGCTGAGCACCGTGCAGTCGAACGGAACGACAGGCGCCCTCTTCTGGGGGACGATGCACCACCACCGTCAAGGCGGATGGCACTGGCAGCCTGCGAACACCTGGTCTTATTTGCGCTACCCGGGCTTTGCTACGGGGGATTGGGCGAATGAGACGACGACGATCAACTCCATGCGTTCCTATGCCTATTCGATGAGAGGGCAGTCGGTTCCGCCGTGGCCTGCACCACAGACACCGGTCCTGTTCCCGACGGACTCGTCCCATACGCTGTCCTGGCTTGGTGCATCGGGCGTAAGCGCTTACGATATTGAACGTGCGGCTGACCCGCAGGGACCTTGGCAGCTTATTGCCAGCGAAGTAACCGACGATGTGACGACGCCGCGCCACCATACGTTCACCGTTCCGCTGTTCGACGACGGTTCGGCCGCTCCGGGCAGCTCGTATTATTACCGGATCCGGGCGAAGAATCTCGGAGGCACCCTGTCGACTTATTCCAATGTGATCGGTCCGGTCACCCCGAAGAAAGTCATCGTCATTGACCAGGGAGACCCGGGCTACACCGAGGCGGGAACCTGGGGGGACAGCGAACTGCCGGGCTCTTACGGGGGCAAGTCGCGGTTCAGTTCCACGAACGGCAGCACGGTCCAGTGGACGCCCAATATTGCGCAGGCCGGCTACTACAACGTGTATGTGCGTTACCCGCTCCACAAGGATTCGGAGAAGAAGGTCCTCTATACGATTTATAACGGGATCAACAATAACTCGTACGTCGACCAGATGACCATTGCGAGCGGCCAGTGGCGCCTGCTTGAGACGGTCTACCTGCGCCAGGGAACAGGCAACTATGTCAAATTCAAAGTGAACACGACGGCCAATCACCGGGCCGATGCCGTGATGTTCGAACCGGTCCATTACGGGGACGGCTTCCAGGACGGCAATGCCAATTCGTGGACGCACCTCAGCGGAACCTGGTCGATTGATTCCGATGAACTGACCAAGGTCATGAAGCAGACAGGCGCGGGCATCGGAGAAGCTCGCGGTGCCATGTCACCGGCCGACGTGAACGTGACGGTCGCGGTCAAAGCGCATGATACCGGAGCCCAGGCTTCCACCGGCCTGATCGCGAGAGCGACGCCTGATTTTGGCAGCTACTACACGCTTCGCATCAATTATGAACTGAACAAGATTCAGCTGTACAAGAAAGTGAACGGAACTTGGACGCGTCTGGGCGAGGCCGATCTGTTCGCCAATCCGGGCACATGGTATGTGCTGCGGCTCGAACTGAAGGGAAGCTCGCTGAAAGGCTACGTCAATGGTGTCGAGAAAGTAAATGTAACCGATTCCAGCTTGTCCGGCGAAGGCCATGTCGGCCTGCGCACCTACAATCAGACCTCCGTATTCGACAGTTTGATGGTCAATCCAAACTAG
- a CDS encoding extracellular solute-binding protein has product MNNKRWVRVLMGTMLTSGLLVSACAPKAADPAATPEPAAKGAEPAKSAGPVSITMARAGSPSAIPKEDFVKKELDAKLGINFKLDLTDDKEHANKLSVLAASQNLPDLIEIKEKDLSVYYQMARNGLLLDLTPYLDKLGSVKKQVGEEGFTKGKVDGKVFGFSQAPRIVPQGFWIRKDWLDKLGLKTPTTMDELLEVAKAFTEKDPDGNGKKDTYGISGTRETERGFLGAHGTTEPNKFYIQDGKLVNSLYDPNMKKGIEEFQRFLKAGVVDPELFTNKVTDVTDKAAKGFAGIFYEQWAGLVRDEHVKKMKEINPKAELVLLPALQGAKNVRFNDVGQITAIIAIPKKLEKDPEKLNKVLELLNYVSEGDGANLVYYGQKDVHWKKEGDKIVLTEKKGEASYTWLYQLTGRPEMDYLMTKFPPQAALIKESSALPELKVYNGFVIPPKGFNITDANRFIGEEMLKFYTGKAKVEDYDAFLASLEKTFNFKVYLEEADKTLKGLGYVK; this is encoded by the coding sequence ATGAACAACAAACGGTGGGTACGGGTACTGATGGGGACGATGCTGACTTCGGGACTTCTCGTAAGCGCTTGCGCACCGAAGGCGGCGGATCCGGCTGCGACTCCGGAACCGGCAGCCAAAGGCGCGGAGCCGGCCAAATCGGCCGGTCCGGTATCAATCACCATGGCGAGAGCGGGCTCGCCGTCGGCGATTCCGAAAGAAGACTTCGTGAAGAAGGAGCTTGACGCCAAACTCGGGATCAACTTCAAGCTGGACCTTACCGATGACAAAGAGCATGCGAACAAACTCAGCGTACTGGCCGCTTCGCAGAACCTGCCCGATCTCATCGAGATCAAGGAAAAGGATCTCTCGGTATACTACCAGATGGCCCGCAACGGGCTGCTGCTCGACCTGACGCCGTATCTCGACAAGCTCGGATCGGTGAAGAAGCAGGTCGGGGAAGAAGGCTTCACGAAGGGCAAAGTGGACGGCAAGGTGTTCGGCTTCTCGCAGGCTCCGCGGATCGTGCCCCAGGGCTTCTGGATCCGCAAGGATTGGCTCGACAAGCTGGGACTGAAGACGCCGACGACGATGGATGAGCTGCTGGAAGTAGCGAAAGCGTTTACCGAGAAGGATCCGGACGGCAACGGCAAGAAGGACACCTACGGCATCTCCGGCACCCGGGAGACCGAGCGCGGATTCCTCGGCGCCCACGGCACCACGGAGCCGAACAAATTCTATATCCAGGACGGCAAGCTGGTGAACTCGCTCTACGATCCGAACATGAAGAAGGGCATCGAGGAGTTCCAGCGCTTCCTGAAGGCGGGCGTCGTCGATCCGGAGCTCTTCACGAACAAGGTGACCGACGTGACGGACAAAGCGGCCAAGGGCTTCGCGGGCATCTTCTACGAGCAGTGGGCGGGCCTGGTGCGTGACGAGCACGTCAAGAAGATGAAGGAGATCAACCCGAAAGCCGAGCTGGTGCTGCTGCCGGCCCTGCAGGGCGCGAAGAACGTCCGCTTCAACGATGTCGGCCAGATTACCGCCATTATCGCGATTCCGAAGAAGCTTGAGAAGGATCCCGAGAAGCTGAACAAGGTGCTCGAGCTCCTGAACTACGTGTCCGAAGGCGACGGGGCGAACCTCGTGTACTACGGCCAGAAGGATGTGCACTGGAAGAAGGAAGGCGATAAGATCGTCCTCACCGAGAAGAAAGGCGAGGCTTCCTACACCTGGCTCTACCAGCTCACGGGCCGTCCGGAAATGGATTATCTCATGACGAAATTCCCGCCGCAGGCTGCACTCATCAAGGAATCGAGCGCACTGCCCGAGCTCAAGGTATACAACGGCTTCGTGATCCCGCCGAAGGGCTTCAACATCACCGACGCCAACCGGTTCATCGGCGAAGAAATGCTGAAGTTCTATACGGGCAAAGCCAAGGTTGAGGACTACGACGCGTTCCTTGCCTCCCTGGAGAAGACGTTCAACTTCAAGGTGTATCTGGAAGAAGCGGACAAAACGCTCAAAGGTCTCGGATACGTGAAGTAA
- the abc-f gene encoding ribosomal protection-like ABC-F family protein, which produces MSRIEVNGLQHGVGHRPLLRADRLRIEERERIGIVGRNGAGKTTLLRILAGEIEPDEGHVTRRGTLGVIPQFKEDGQGSGGEITIRVVEAVMAEDPDLLFADEPTTHLDEAHTERLEERLRGVRGALVVISHDRVFLDRVCTQIWEVDGGEVRVYPGDYSAYERQKQLERRQHREKYEAYVEKRSALERAIRLKDQKAAGAMKPPSRLGSSEARMGKDYRGSTQAGIHQAKKALETRLSKLEKVDKPVEPPEVKLSVPMPPLAKNRVLLEVQDLEASAGERGLWSRVSFRLRFGEKAALLGPNGCGKTTLLRRILDGGAGVRLAPGVKPGYFSQTLELLDLECSVLDNVRETSVHGDGLARLVLARLLLRGDDVFKRTGDLSGGERVKTALAKLVLSEAHLLVLDEPTNYLDTPSLEALEGLLAGYPGTVLYVSHDRRFVERTAGRILEIRDGRLHSYDGGYGAYREQRDRGAAPQPAENDAAGELMQVELRLAEVLGRLSLPGTPDVEKLDAEFQELVKRRRALREAVKPI; this is translated from the coding sequence ATGAGCCGAATCGAAGTGAATGGACTGCAGCATGGTGTCGGGCACCGTCCCTTGCTGCGGGCGGACCGGTTGAGAATAGAGGAGCGGGAGCGGATCGGTATCGTCGGACGCAACGGGGCGGGCAAAACGACGCTCCTTCGCATTCTGGCCGGTGAGATCGAGCCGGACGAGGGGCATGTGACCCGCAGAGGGACGCTTGGAGTGATCCCCCAGTTCAAAGAAGATGGGCAGGGCAGCGGAGGAGAGATCACGATCCGCGTAGTCGAAGCGGTGATGGCCGAAGATCCGGATCTGCTCTTCGCCGACGAGCCGACCACCCACCTGGACGAGGCGCATACCGAGCGTCTCGAAGAACGGCTGCGCGGGGTTCGGGGAGCCCTGGTCGTGATCTCGCACGACCGGGTGTTCCTGGACCGGGTATGCACGCAGATCTGGGAGGTGGACGGAGGCGAGGTGCGGGTCTACCCCGGAGACTACAGCGCATACGAGCGGCAGAAGCAGCTTGAACGCCGGCAGCACCGGGAGAAATATGAGGCGTACGTAGAGAAGCGCAGCGCCCTGGAGCGGGCGATCCGGCTGAAGGATCAGAAGGCGGCCGGCGCAATGAAGCCTCCGTCCCGGCTCGGAAGCTCCGAGGCCCGGATGGGCAAAGACTACAGGGGCTCGACGCAGGCCGGCATTCATCAAGCGAAGAAGGCGCTTGAGACCCGCCTCTCGAAGCTGGAGAAGGTCGATAAGCCGGTCGAGCCGCCCGAGGTGAAGCTGTCGGTGCCTATGCCGCCGCTAGCCAAGAACCGGGTTCTGCTCGAAGTGCAGGACCTGGAGGCTTCCGCCGGGGAGCGGGGGCTGTGGAGCCGGGTTTCCTTCCGGCTGCGCTTCGGGGAGAAGGCGGCGCTGCTCGGCCCGAACGGCTGCGGCAAAACGACCCTGCTCCGGCGCATTCTGGACGGGGGAGCGGGGGTACGGCTCGCACCGGGCGTGAAGCCGGGGTACTTCAGCCAGACGCTGGAGCTGCTTGACCTGGAGTGCAGCGTGCTGGACAATGTAAGGGAGACGTCGGTCCACGGGGACGGGCTCGCCCGCCTCGTGCTGGCCCGGCTGCTGCTCCGGGGGGACGATGTTTTCAAGCGGACCGGGGACCTGAGCGGCGGCGAGCGGGTGAAAACGGCGCTGGCGAAGCTGGTGCTGAGCGAGGCCCATCTGCTCGTGCTTGACGAGCCGACGAATTACCTCGATACGCCTTCCCTCGAAGCGCTGGAGGGACTTCTGGCCGGTTATCCGGGAACGGTGCTCTACGTCTCCCACGACCGCCGGTTTGTCGAGCGGACCGCGGGCCGCATCCTGGAGATCCGGGACGGCCGGCTGCATTCGTATGACGGCGGTTATGGGGCGTACCGGGAGCAGCGGGACCGCGGGGCCGCTCCGCAGCCTGCGGAGAATGACGCGGCAGGCGAGCTGATGCAGGTCGAGCTCCGCCTGGCGGAGGTGCTCGGACGCCTAAGCCTGCCGGGCACCCCGGATGTGGAGAAGCTCGACGCGGAGTTCCAGGAGCTCGTGAAGCGGCGCAGGGCGCTGCGGGAAGCGGTGAAGCCGATCTGA
- a CDS encoding Rrf2 family transcriptional regulator produces the protein MAISSRFSVAVHILSLLEMSKGTRITSDYIAGSVNTNPVVIRRLMSMLGRAGLVITTPGVAGAALARPPEQITLLDIYRAVQAEEAEGLFTLHEKPNPDCTVGRSIQSTLDASFSRAQAAMERELASMSLAEIIRDLTCEEPT, from the coding sequence ATGGCCATCTCCAGCCGCTTTTCCGTTGCCGTTCATATCCTCTCGCTCCTGGAGATGAGCAAGGGGACCCGCATCACCTCCGATTATATAGCCGGAAGCGTCAATACGAATCCGGTTGTCATCCGGCGCCTGATGTCCATGCTGGGGCGGGCCGGTCTTGTCATCACGACGCCGGGGGTAGCCGGTGCGGCATTGGCCCGACCTCCGGAGCAGATTACGCTGCTCGATATATACCGTGCCGTGCAGGCCGAAGAGGCGGAGGGCCTCTTCACCCTTCACGAGAAGCCGAATCCGGACTGCACGGTGGGCCGCAGCATCCAGTCCACGCTCGATGCCTCCTTCTCGAGAGCCCAGGCGGCGATGGAGCGTGAGCTGGCCAGCATGAGTCTGGCGGAGATCATCCGTGATTTGACCTGTGAGGAGCCTACCTGA
- a CDS encoding ABC transporter permease has translation MERAIDIRSTAHPQKKAARSLWKAVLQHQMLYWMLLPGLAYFIVYRYVPMFGAVLAFKEFDFSLGILASPWADPWHKHFTFFFESPYFSQLLTNTLLISLYKLVFGTIPPIIVAVLFNECRTLWFRNVVQTLSFMPHFLSWVIVYGISIAFLSETTGLFNRWFTESGLDPVPFLTSSEWFRSVLVGTDMWKDMGWGAIIYLAAMSSIDPTLYEAARVDGAGRLRMIWSITLPGIRNIIVLMLILKLGHLLDAGFEQIYVMYNVHVMPVSDIIDTWVFRVGLEQMNFGLASAVGLFKSLIGLVLVVGSNALAKRWGDEGLW, from the coding sequence ATGGAAAGAGCCATAGATATCCGCTCTACGGCCCATCCGCAGAAGAAGGCGGCGCGTTCCCTATGGAAGGCCGTACTGCAGCACCAGATGCTGTATTGGATGCTACTGCCGGGTTTGGCCTATTTTATCGTATACCGCTATGTTCCGATGTTCGGCGCTGTTCTCGCCTTCAAGGAGTTCGACTTCTCGCTCGGTATTCTCGCGAGCCCATGGGCGGACCCCTGGCACAAGCACTTTACGTTCTTTTTCGAGTCGCCGTATTTCTCTCAGCTGCTGACGAACACGCTGCTCATCTCACTGTATAAATTGGTGTTCGGCACGATCCCGCCGATCATCGTGGCGGTCCTGTTCAACGAATGCCGCACCCTGTGGTTCCGCAATGTCGTCCAGACGCTGAGCTTCATGCCCCACTTCCTGTCGTGGGTCATCGTCTACGGGATCTCGATCGCCTTCCTGTCGGAGACGACGGGCCTGTTCAACCGCTGGTTCACGGAGAGCGGACTCGATCCGGTTCCGTTCCTGACTTCGAGCGAGTGGTTCCGGAGCGTGCTGGTCGGCACCGATATGTGGAAGGACATGGGCTGGGGGGCGATCATCTACCTGGCGGCAATGAGCTCGATCGACCCGACGCTCTACGAAGCGGCCCGGGTGGACGGCGCCGGACGCCTGCGGATGATCTGGAGTATCACCCTTCCGGGCATCCGCAACATCATCGTGCTGATGCTGATCCTGAAGCTCGGCCACCTGCTCGATGCGGGCTTCGAACAAATCTATGTCATGTACAACGTGCACGTTATGCCTGTAAGCGATATCATCGATACCTGGGTGTTCCGGGTAGGGCTCGAGCAGATGAACTTCGGTCTGGCCAGTGCGGTCGGCTTGTTCAAATCCCTGATCGGCCTGGTGCTCGTCGTAGGCTCCAATGCGCTCGCGAAGAGATGGGGGGATGAAGGCTTATGGTAA
- a CDS encoding PaaI family thioesterase, which translates to MDRQEVMERIAALSDRSFRAVENTVRALEQMKENRYPFLGNFLNVEKEESADPDVFVCSMPIVPEVLNPYRIVYGGVTATLHDMAMGWMLEHRFEPGSKFVTIDMQVNYHNPGKGKRLKAEARLVHQARELLQVACEIRGDQGELVSTSSATFLQLVRKESV; encoded by the coding sequence ATGGACCGACAGGAAGTGATGGAGCGGATTGCGGCGCTGTCCGACCGCAGCTTTCGCGCCGTAGAGAATACGGTGCGGGCGCTCGAGCAGATGAAGGAAAACCGCTACCCGTTTCTGGGCAATTTTTTGAACGTAGAGAAGGAAGAGAGCGCGGATCCGGACGTGTTCGTCTGTTCGATGCCGATCGTGCCGGAAGTGCTGAATCCGTACCGGATCGTGTACGGCGGCGTTACGGCGACACTGCATGATATGGCGATGGGCTGGATGCTCGAGCACCGCTTCGAGCCCGGCAGCAAGTTCGTTACGATCGACATGCAGGTGAATTACCACAATCCCGGCAAGGGCAAGCGGCTGAAGGCCGAGGCCCGGCTCGTGCACCAGGCACGGGAGCTGCTGCAGGTGGCCTGCGAGATCCGGGGCGACCAGGGCGAGCTCGTGTCGACTTCGTCGGCGACGTTCCTGCAGCTTGTGCGGAAAGAATCGGTATAA